A region of the Myxococcus stipitatus DSM 14675 genome:
CCGTCGAACCACAGCGTGAAGAAGCCGGTTCCATCCGTCGCCCACTTCGCCTGAATCACAATCTTGTGCCACTCCCCCGCTGTCACCGTGGCCAGGTTGCGGAACGTCACCGTCTTCTGGTTGCAGACGGTGCCTTGCTTCACGCGCGTGAAGAGCTGGTTGCCCGACAGCCACACCATGGTCGACGGCATGTAGTCATCGCAGCCCGTGTTGGAGAAGTCCGCGATGAACTGCGCGATGTTGTAGGACTGCGGCTGGAACTGCCAATCCGCCTGGAGCCGGAACGCGAAGCCATAGAAGCCCGTGTCCCCTCGGCGGTACACATTGCTGCGCATCACCTCCGAGTGGTACCGCCCGCTGTAGGCCGCGTCGTAGACCTGGGTCATCTTGAGGGCCGTCGGCCCCTCGTAGGTGACGTTCGTCACCTCGTTCACCGAACCTCGGTGCTCCCGACTGACGGAGTTCCAACCCGACAACGTGCCTGTGTTGCGAAAGAGCGATGCCGCTTCCGCGACCAGGCCCACCGCCAACAACGCGACGCCAGCAACGACACTCAGATTCTGGGTTCTCATGGTGCTCGGGGGTGAGGGGTTCGGGCCCGAGTCCTATCGGGCCCGCCACCCCACCTAGCAGGCAGGACCAGGAATCACAGTTCCAAGTCCAGGGGACGTCATCTTTCGAGCGCTCGGGCCGCGCGGAGGCGCGCATCGAGCCACGTCAGGTGCGCGTCAATGGTGTCCGCCACGGCCTGCGCCTGCTCCGACGCGCTCGGGTCCGTGTAGGGATTGCCAATCTCCTTGTGCTTCCACTTCACCCAGGTCTGCTTGTACCAACCCCAATCGAGGTTCGTGCCCTTCGAGGGCGGAGAGGCGCCAGCGTACCCGGAGAAGGCGCGGATGCCCGTGGCGGGAGCCACCTCCTGGCCGCCCACCACGTGGAAGAGGTTCAGCCGGTGGCGGCGCGGGAACTGGGCATTCAGGTCCGTGGCCCACGCGCCATAGAACGTGCCCCAGGGCCGCACGGGGTTGTCAATCTTGCTGTCGGTGGTCCCCAGCTCTCCCTGGCTGTTGCGGCACACGCCGTCGAACGACGACACGTAGATGTCGATGCCATCGAGCGCGGTGTTCGCGCGAAGTGACTGTGCCAGCCGCATCATCAGACACCCGCCGCGCGAGCTGCCCGCCAGGTAGATGGAGCGCGTCTCCGGGCGGACCTGCGCCTGGAGCCAACCCGAGAAGCCATTGACGATTCGCTGCTTCGTGTCGCTGTCGAACAGATGGTCGAAGGTGCTGTCATTGACCACGGACAGGTACGTCCGCCCCCGGGGAAACCACCCCAGCGTGTCCAGCTTCATCGCCAGCGAGCGGCCATCCAGCGTGACGTTCGGACAGGAGACTCCGTCACAGGAGGCATCCCAGTTGGACGACTGCCCGGTGACTCCGCTGGAGTGGCCACTGCTTGAAATCTTCTGGCCCGCGGACATGACGACCAGGGCGTCGCGCGCGGCGGGCGCATCCACCTCCGCGATGCGGATGTTGTGGAGCACCAGGTCCGAGGCCCCCGCCGCGCGGAAGTGTTCAAAGCCGGCCGCCGCCTGAAAGGCCCCCGAGCCATTCAGGTACACGACACGCCGCGACACCACCGTCCGGGCTCCACCGCTGGGATAGGTCAGGGACTGCGCCTGGGCGTCCAGCGCGCCGTCCGTCCCAGACTCCAGGGGACCTCCGCAGCCGGTGGCACCAAGCAGCAGGGCCAGGTTCATCCACGAGAAGACACGACGCGCGATACCTGATGAGCGAACCATTTGTTGCTCCGGCTCCTGGAGGGATATGACACCGAGTATTTCATGAATTCCAGAATGGACCGAGAGATGCGTCGAGAGCCTTCGAGGATGCGACCCGTCATGCGCGCCACGGTGCTGTGGGGCCTGCTGCTCACCCTCTCGTCCCTGGAGGCCCGGGCGGACGGGCTGTCCGTCATTCCGTATGGAGACAACTGCTGGGGGACGGGGGCGGACGCGGACAAGGATGGGCTGAATGACGACTGCGAACACCAGGTGGCGCGCTGGTTCATGCCCCTGTTCTGGTTCGACACCGGGGAGAGCGGCTTCGAGCGCCGTCCCTACTACGCGGTGAAGAGCGAGGGCTTCGCGACGAGGACCCTGCGCATCTTCTACCTGGACACCTTCTTCGAGGACACCGGTGTCACCACGGGCCATGACGGCGACCCCGAGTTCCAACTGCTGGAGGTCCACTACTCCGCGGGCCGCTGGTACCTGGACTGGGCCTACCTGTCCGCGCATCGCAAGAGCGTGTGTGATTCGTCGGCCTGGTACTCCCACGAGCAGCTCGAGTACGACCTGAGCGATTCGCGCAATGCCTACCGTGGCTGGCCCGTGCTGTACGTCGCGGAGGACAAGCACGCGACCTACAACACGCTCGCCACCTGTGACAAAGGCTGCTTCACCCAGGACTACTGCAGCCGGCACGTCGCGCAGTACCTGGACATGGCCTCATCGCCGTTGGTCTCCAGGAACGTGGGGTCGACCGCGGCTCCGCTCATCAACTCCGTGGTGCTGAACGGCAAGACGGAGCGGCTGCTCGACGACGTCGACTTCAAGGGCTGGGATGACCAGTGGTATCGGCCGAACTCGAAGGGGTACTACCGGCACCTCGTCGACTTCGGCTTCTAGCGTCGCATCCGACAGGCGCGTGCATGTCGCTCGATTCGAGTCATCTCCCCCGGAGGCGAGGCGTCGTCGCCTTGGGGGCTGTCGCGGTGTTGCTGTGCGGCGTGGCGCTGGTGGGCCCCACGCGTGATGAAGGGGCGCCGGAGCCTCGGGGGCAGCGTCCCTCGAGCCCCGTGGCGCTGGATGCAGCGAAGGAGGAGGGGGTGGTGGCGCCCGCCGTGGGCCGGGAGCCGCTGGCGGTGGCGCCCATTCCCGAGGCGGTCTCTGGCGAGGCCCTGGCGGCGGCGCTGGGCGAGGAGCGCGTGGTACTGGCCTCCAGCACCGCCGTCATTGAACGCATCGAGATGGACCGGCCGTGGGTTTGTGCGGGCGGACAGGTCTCGCTGGCCGCGAGGGTGGGCGGCACGTTGGAGCCCGGTGCCCTCTTCCGGTGGGTATGGCCGGGACAGGAGACGGGGGCGGAGTTGCATCCGGGGGTCCATCTCCCCTGGCGGGCACCCGCCACGCCCGGCACGGCCTTCGTGCGCTTCCAGGTGTGCAAGGACCTGGGCGGCCGCCGTGTCGGTGTTCTGGCCGAGCAGGTGCTCCGCATCGAGGTCCGAGACTGCGCTGACGCCGCGTCACGCGAGGCACTGGAGGTGGCCGTCATCCAGCGCACCAACGAGGCCTTCCTCTTTCGCGCCATCTCGTCCGAGGCCGAGGCCCTGACGGGGTACTACTCATGGGACTTCGGCGATGGGCGGAGCACCGTCAGCCCGGGGCCCGAGGTGGAGCATGTCTATGACGCGAAGACACCCGACGAGCGGACCTTCACGGTGCGGCTCACTGCCGGGAAGCGCACGGGTGCCCCGCTGAGCGCCATGGCCTTCGTGCGCGTGCGAGGACAGCCGCCGTCCGACATGCGGTTGCCAGCAACCCTCACGCTGTCACGCACGAGCTCGAGCGCGGAGACATGGCGCAGCGAGGTGACCGTGGAAGTCCCGGAGGAAAGCACCATCACCTGGGAGCGCGTGGAGCGGATGACGCTGCACTGGGATGACCAGGTGGAGGTCATGACCCTCGACTGGCGTGATGCCATCACGGTGCGGGAGGAACGCGGTCGCGGCGCCTTCCAAGGCTCCGTCGAGGTGCGGCCGGGTGAGCTGGCGGTGACGGTGAAGCAGGTCGTGGACATCCTTCACGGGCGAGACGCCACGGGCACGGAGGTCTCGCTGTCGTGGGCGTCCTTCAAGCGGGAGTCCGCCCCCTCGGGTGAGGCCCGACCTCCACTCAAGTAGGTCGGCCGCTCCGCCAGGAAACGGAGCGGCCCTCCACGTCCAGCGGCGACGCCCGATCAGAACGCGATGACGGTGCCGGGCGTGGTGCTGGTGAAGAAGTCGGGGAACGAGACGACGAACTCGCTGCCGCTGCCCGACTCTCCCTGGATGATGCCCGACTTGTCCCCGTAGGACGTCAGCGTCGTCCCATCCATCTCGATGGCCACGGACGACAGGCTCACCAGGTTGGTCGACAGCATCTGCTCACGGCGCACGATGGCCATCGTCTCCGGGTCCACGTGGGCGAAGCCCAGCGTGCGGTACGGCCCGCCGCCGTAGCTGGACTTCACCGTGTAGCCCACCGCCACCCCCAGCTCGTTCGCCGCGACGAGCAACGACGGGGGCGCGAAGCCGGCGGACGAGGGCATCGACACGCTCGCCGCTGCCCACGGGCACGACGCGGACGCTCGACGGTGCAGCTTGAGCTCGTTCTGCGGCGGCACCGGCAGTTGCGTCGTGTTCACCACCGTCACCTCGAACGTACAGCCCCGCGAAGTCGCCGTCGTGTTCAGCGCCGACTTCCCGGAATCCAGCGCCGCCTCACTCCCACTCCCGGCCACCTCGCCACCACAGGCGGAGAGAACCGACATCGAAAAAAGGCAGACAGCTCGCTTGAACAAGCCCATGACGACACCACTCCCTGTCAGTGAATACCGCGGAGACACCGTATCATCCGTGTCATTCATTGCACTGGGAATCGCACACACCCACGTCATGCGCATTTCTTGCGCGACGGCTGTAACCCCACTGGCGTCAAGCGGGACCCCGCCTGGAGTCCCGCTGACCTCTCAGTGGCTCCGACTTCGCACGCGCTCAGAAAGTGGAATAGGCGAACCACTTGGTTCCGCTGCTGACGTCGTGGCACAGCAGGTCCGCGCGACCATCTCCATTGTAGTCAGCGACCGAGAGCCGCCCGGAGGCATGGTTGCACCAGCCCATGGCCTGATACCAATCCGTCCCACCGAAGGTGCCATTGGGAAACGCGAAGGCAATCCACTTGTCTCCGTTCCGGGTGTCGTGGCACAGCAGGTCCGCCCGGCCATCATTGTTGAAGTCCCCGGTGTGGAGCTGACTTCCCGGGTGCCTGCACCACCCCATCGGCCTGTACCAGTCCGTCGAGACGAACCGCCCGCCCGGACGCGCAAAGGCAATCCACTTGTCTCCGTTCCGGGTGTCGTGGCACAGCATGTCGGAGCGACCATCGCCGTCGAAGTCGGCGGAGAGGAGCTGAGCCCCCTGATGGTTGCACCATCCCATCTCGATGCTCCACCCCGTGAAGCCCGCAAGCGCCGGAGCAGCCTCTGTCACCGGCTCGGCCACGAACGACCCGTTCGCGGCATCCGCGCCAGCAAAGGCAAGCACCGTCACCACGGCCGACAAGATAGACACACGTGACTCTCTCATGGATTCCCCCATGCCTGGATGGCAGTTCAGACATGGGTATGAGCGATTCCGCGGACGCATTGAATGGCGCGCGGGTCGCGATGAGTGTTGATGGCAGACACCCCGCCTGCCCTTGGGCAGACGACGCAGGGGAACTCCCCCCGCGCCTCGACTGCGACCTCCTGGCCCGCACACCCAGGCAGCGGCTCACCTCCGCGGGCGCACGGGCGGCCCGGACCTACTTCCTCGGCGCGCACTTCGCCGCGCCGAGCGTGGCGCCGAAGTATGGCGTGTAGAGGTCCGGTGCGAGCGAGAAGTTGCAGGTGTTCACCGCGTCCGGCGACAGGTTCTGGTGCGACTGCATGTAGCGGGCGACGTAGTCCCGCACCCCGTCGGCGGAGGTCCACAGCACACGCCCCTCCTTGAACATGGAGAAGCCACCACCGCCTCCCGCGCGGTAGTTGTTGATGGCGACGATGAAGACCTGACCGTCCGTGACCTCCGCCCCCTTGAAGCGCAGGTGCGTGAGCCGGGAGCCCGCGGGCTTCGTGAGGTCGTAGCCGTAGTCGATGCCCGAGTAGAGGTCCCAGTTGTAGTCAGCCACCACCGGCGACGCGGCCTTCGCACCTTCGGGCTTCGGGGGCAGGTTGTTCGCGTCCAGCGTGGCGAAGTAGAGCGTGTTCATCTCCAGCGCGCGCCGGAGGATGGAGCCGTTGATCTCCATCACATACAGCGTGTTGTCGTAGATGTAGATGCTGTACGCGTCGCGCAGGGTGACATCCCCCGCGGGCAGCGCGCCGTCGTTGGTGAAGATGGCCGTCACGGACAGGTCCACGTCGAAGCCCGCCTCACGCGCGGCGTCCGCCTGGACGATGTTGAGGAGGTCCGCCAGCGGGCTGTCCACATAGCGCGCGGCGAAGCCTCCCGGGAAAGGCGCGGACGTGGTGCCGATCTTCTGATTCACATAGGTGACGGTGGTGTCGTGGTACTGCTGCGTGAGCCGCGTGACGGTGTCATCCGCCGCCACCTGCTCATCCACGACATGGAGCTTGGAGTCATGCGCCTCCACGACCCAGCGCTTGCCATTCCAGGTGACGTCGAGTTGCACGTCCGCGAGATGGCTTCCCCAACGGTTGGGCTGGGTGAGGATGACCTCGCGGCCCTCCGGGTTCTTCAGCAGCATCTTCGGGATGGGCTGATGCGTGTGGCCGGTGAGGAGCACGTCGATGCCGGACACGCCCTGGGCAATCTGCACGGCCGGGTTCTCCCCGGGCAGGTTGCCCCGGTCCGCCCACTTCGAGCCGTCCGCGTAGTCCGCGAGCCACGAGGCGGGATTGCTCGCGCTGCCGGTGGGCTGCTTGTCCGGCCCCCCGTGGATGGCCACCACCACCACGTCCGCGCCCATCTCCCACATCTCTGGCACGTAGGTCCGCGCGGTCTCCACCGGGTCATCGAAGCGCAGGCCGCGAATGTTCTCCGCGCGCTCCCATGTCGCCACGCCGGGCGTCACGAGGCCGAGGATGCCGACCTTCACACCGCACACGGTCACGAGAGCGTAGGGCATGAGCGCCCCGGTGCCGTCCGCGCTCTTGCGCACGTTGGCTCCGAGCACGGGGAAATTGGCCTCCATCCTGAACTTGGTGAGCACGTCGGGGCCGTAGTTGAACTCGTGGTTGCCCACGGCCATGGCCGCATAGCCCAGCTCGCTCATCGCGACGGCCATCGGGTGGCGGGGCGCGTTGTCCACGAGCCCGAAGTACGTGCCCAGCGGCGTCCCTTGGATGGTGTCACCGGTGTCGACGAGCAGCGTGCAGTCCGGGTTCGCCTCACGTGCCTTCTTGATGAGCGTGGCCACCTTGGCGAGGCCGCGCTTCGCGTCGGGCTTCCCGCTGAAGTAGTCCCACGGGAAGATGTTGGTGTGCAGGTCGCTCGTCTGCAGCAACGTCAACGTGCGCGGTGACGTGTCTTGGGGCCTGGGCCAGGAAGGCGGGTCGTCGGAATCACAGCCAGCGAGGGAGCAGACCCCCACGAGACACAAGGAGAGGGCGCGCAGCGAGACGGTACGACGCATCAGGAGACCTCGGTCGAGGATGGACGCCGGGCGGGAGTCGCCTGGCGCGAGGGGACCCTAACGTCCCGCCCTGACGCCTCCCAAGGCCGCCTCGGGAGAACATCGCCCACTGAACCGCTCGGCACGACGAGCGCCGCTCGACGTCAAGCAGCGGCCCCCGCGGCGGCAGGCGGCTTCTTGGCCTCGACCAGACGCACGCTGTTCATGCCCAGGTACAGCCCCGTCTGCCAGACGGCCGTGGCAGCCTTGTGCAGGGAGTTGAGCTTGAACTCACCGAAGTTCGGGTCGAAGACGTACCAGTCCTGCCAGAGGGCGCCATGCGTCTTGTAGAGCCCCACGGCGTGGCTCTCCGCCTTCGCCCCCGCTCCCCGCCAGAGGACGAGATGCGCGGTCGACGTGGGGAGATTCCCCAGGACCTTCTTGAGCGTCGCATGGGCCACCTCATCGTCGCCGAGCTCCCAGGAGCCGACTCCCTCGAGTCCGAGGCCATAGGATTGTGCGAGGGCGCGCTCCGGCTGCGTCACCCACGAGCCATTCGCGTGCGCCACCCAGCCCCGGGCCTGCTTCACCGCCTCGACAAACGCCGCGTTGTCCTCCTCACTCAGCTTGGAATCTCGGAGGGCCGCCACCTCCCGATTCAGCAGGTCCCTTGCGCGAAGCTGCATGACCCTCAGCTCGTTCGCATCTCGCTGCGCGAGGTAGGCCTTGTGTCGAGTGACGACGTCGCGAATGTCGAGCAGGACCCTGGCGAGCCGGTCCGTCGGAGCTTGCTTGAGCGACCAGCCCATCCAGATGTCAGCCGCGTGGATCTCCCGAATCCATCGGCAGGACAAGGAGAGGCAGACACCGTCCTTGTCATAGAGCTTCTGGGCCATGTGGCGATGCGCCAGCGACAGCTCCGTCAGCGTATCCCGATACATCTCCTCCCGATTCGTTGCCTTCACGCGGTGCCCCTCCCAGGAAGTCTTCGCCCTCGGCGCCACCCCAGCGGCGCCCGAACGCGAACGGGAAGGCTTCACGCGCTGCAACCAGGACAGGCCCATGGCCCGCCAGGTGATGTGCCCCCCCGATGGCCCGCTTCAGCAGGAGGCATGCCACCCGCGGGTCGCCCGCGGCCGCGCGGGCGGGAGACACCTGGGCACCGCAGGGAATGTCTCAGGAGAACGCAATCGCGTTACGAGAGAACGCGCCCCTCCGGAAAGCAGGGGCGCGGCGGAGACACGATGGGAGGACGGCGCTCGGATTCACGAAAAGTGAGAGCCGCTCCCAAGGCATGGGACTCAGCGCCCGCGCCGGCGAGCCGCCAGCAGGGACAGCAGCCCCAGCACCGCGGCGGGAAGCGCCAGGTTCCCAGGACCGGACGCGCAGCCACCGCCACCCCCGCCTCCCTCTCGCGGCGAGGTGGATACCGACGGCAGCGCGGTGACACGCACGTCGAGCACCAGGTCGGCCGCGCCGCCCTCGTCGTCCGACACCCGGGCTCGCACCGGGAAGTGGCCGTCCGTCGTCGCCTCCGTGGGCCAGGCGTAGTGCCCTTCCGCCGTCACCGCCCCGGGGCCTTCCACCAGGGTCCACGTCAACGGGTCCTTCGCTCCGGCCGCGTCCGTGGCCTCCAGCCGCAGCGTGAGCACCGCTCCTCCCTGGAGCGTGCTGGCGGAGACCGCCACGGGCACCGGCGGCAGGTTCGCGACCAGGACCTCGCGCACCTCCTGCACGAAGGCCCCCGCGTCGTCGCGGGCCGTGACCTTCACCGTGTACGTCCCGTCGTCCGAGTACGTGTGCGAGACCTCCGCCCCGGACACGGGCGCGCTGCCATCCCCGAAGTCCCACGTCAGGGTGAGCGTGTCATCCGGCCCGGAGTCCTGGGCCCGCGCGCTGAAGACCCGCGCCCTGCCCTCCTCGGCATGAGCGGGGATATCCAGCGGCACCAGCTCCGGCGCCACGTTGCGGACGGACTGCGTCCGAGACCGCGTCACGGTGGTGAGTCCATCCGAGACACTCAACACCACCTCGTAGAGCCCCTCGTTGGCGTAGGTGTGCACGGGGCGGACCTCGTCCGAGGTCTCTCCGTCTCCGAAGTCCCAGTGGAACGTCAGCACATCCCCGTTCGCGTCAGCGGCCGTCGCCTCGAACGAGAGGGGCTCGCCCTCCTCCGCCTCCGGAGCCACCGCATTGAACGCCACCACGGGGGCCGTGTTGCCCACGCGCAGCGTCACCGTCGCGGGCTCCGAGCTCAGCACGCCATCCGACACCGTGAAGGAGAAGGACGTCGTTCCCCGGAAGCCTTCCTCGGGAAGGAAGGTGACCTCGGGCGGAGTGCCTTCGAGCGTTCCATGCTCGGGCGGAACCTGGATGGCGAAGGTGAGTGCATCCCCCTCCACGTCCGAGCCCTCGAGCGTCAGCGCCGTGGCCACGGGCTCGAGCACGTGCTCCTGCGCCACGGCGACCGGCGCGTCGTTCACGGACCGCACCGTGAGGGACACCGTCGCGGAGGAGGACTCCGTGCCGTCCGACGCCGTGAAGGTGAACGAATCCTCGCCATGGAAGTCCTGCTCCGGCGTGTAGGTCAGCTCCGGCGGCGCACCGCTGAGCGTGCCGTGCGCGGGAGCCGTCTCGACCTCGAACGTCAGCGCATCACCGTCGACATCCCGTGCATCCAGGGTGAGGGCCAGGGCGACATCCTCCTCCGTCGACGCCGACGCATCCCGAGCAACAGGGGCGTCGTTGACGTCCGTCACCGTGAGGACCACGCTCGCGGGAGCCGAGGCAGCGCCCGACGAGTCCCTGGCGATGAACGTGAAGCGGTCCTCTCCGTGGAAGTCCGCGACAGGGGTGTACGTCAGCGCGGGCGCGGTGCCACTCAAGACGCCGTGAGCGGGGGAGCCCACCAGCTCGAAGGTCAGCGCGTCTCCATCCACGTCCTGCCCCGCGAGCACCACCTGCGCCGACGCATCCTCCGTCAGCGAGACCGCCTGTCCCTGCGCCACCGGCGCGGTGTTCACGAACCGCACGTCCAGACGCACCACCGCGGGGCTGGACCACGCCTGTCCATCATGGACCCTGAAGGTGAAGTCGTCGTCGCCGTGATACCGGGCCGCGGGCACGTAGCGCAGGTTCGGCGCGACACCGCTCAACGTCCCGTGAGCCGGAGCCCGGTCGACCTGGAACGTCAGCGCATCCCCCTCCACATCCCCGCCGGACAGCACCAGGTCCACGCCGGTGTCCTGGTCCAGGGACGCGCTCCGCTCATGGGCCACGGGGGCATCATTGACGGGCGCCACGAGGATGCGCACGCGAACCGGCGCCGACGCCAGCCCCGTCGAGTCCCGGACGATGAACGTGAAGCCATCCTCCCCATGGAAGTCGGGAGCGGGCACGTAGCGCAGGGCTCCGGCCACGTCCTCCAGCACACCCCAGGAGGGCTGGGTCTCCACCTCGACGGAGAGGACATCGCCGTCCGGGTCACTGCCCGAAAGCGTCGGCAGGTCGACCGGGGAGTCCTCGACACCCGTCACCTCCTCGACGGGAATCCCCACCGGCGCGTCCGCCACCGGCGTCACCGTGATGACCACCTGGGTCTCCGCCGAGCTCTCCCCCGACGCATCCGTGGCGCGGTAGGTGAACCGGTCCTCGCCGTGGAAGTCCGCGGGGGGGCTGTACGTGAGATTCGGAGGCGTGCCCGAGAGCGTGCCGGACACAGGCGGCGTCGCGACGGAATAGGTCATCGCCTCCCCGTCCGCGTCCGTCGCCGTCAACGTCACGGAGACAGCAGTGTCTTCGGAGGTGGTGCGCGTGAGCGGCGCGGCCACGGGGGGACGGTTGAAGAGGACCTTGCGCGCGACGACCCGCTCGGCCGTCGGCGTGCTCGCGACCCCCAGGCGCTGATACAGCACGAGGAAATCGGAGGTCCCATGCGTGGCGACAGCCGGGGCGGCCTCATTCTCCGCGGCCGAGGCCAGCGAGAAGGCCGCATCGAGCACGGTGCCATCCGTCCGGACCCGCATCCCTCGGATGTCGACATTCCCCGTCGAGGACCGCTCTTGCCAGACCAGGAAGTGACTCCGCCCATCCGAAGCCATCGCGAGGTGGTCCTTCGAATCCGTCGCGCTGACGAGCGACAGCCCCGACGGGTCCAACACCGCGCCCGTGGAGGACACGCGTGCCCCTCGCAGGCCCGTCGCCGGGTATCCGTCTCGCCACGCGACGAACCAGTCGGCCCCGGCCGAGGAGACCACCGGCATGGACTGCTCTCCCGGAGCACTGGAGATGACGAATCCACCCAAGGGCTGCGCGACACCCGCGCGGCTGATGCGCGTGCCCATGATGTCGTAGTCCGTGAACGAGTTGCGCACGTACTCCCGCCAGACGACGAGGTGCTCCGTGCCATTGAAGGAGATCGCGGGCATGAACTGCTCGCGGTCCATCCCGGGCGTCAGCAGGGTCCCCGTCGCGGGGGTGACGCTTCCCCTCGAGGAGACCTTCGCGCCATAGATGTCCCAGCCCTGGCCACCGAGCTGACTGCGCCCATCCGCCCAGACCGCGTACCAGTCGGTCCCGTCGAACGACAGCGCGGGTGAGACCATGTTCGAGGAGGGACCATCGATGAGGAACCCGAGCTGGACCACCCCCTCCCGACTCACCTTCACCCCTCGGATGTCACCCGCGTTCGAGCCGTTCTGATAGTCCGCCCAGGCGACGAGCCATCCGGAAGCTCCCGCCGAGACGGTCGGCTCATCCTGGACACCACTCGCCGTGCCGAGCGCGAGCCCCGCGCCGTCCAGCACGACACCCTGGTTCGTCACGCGCGTGCCATAGATGTCCATCTCGCCTTCCCGCGTGTCCCGCCAGACGACGAGGTAATGCGTGCCGTCATGGGCCACCGCGGGCACGTACTGGCGATTCGTCGTCCGGCTCAGGAGCAACCCCGCGGGGTCCAGCTTCACACCCGACGAGGAGACCCGCGCCCCGTGGATGTCCAGCGACTTGCGAGCCTCCTCCCAGACGACCAGCACGCTGCCACCACCGGCGGCCGAAGCCACCCACGGCGCGGTCTCGGCGCGCGCATCATTCGCCAGGACGACGCGACTTCCCGTCGGCCCGTTGTACCCCACGCGAGTGCCGAAGATGTCCGGCCTGCTCGTCTCGGCATCCTGCCAGACGAGGAACCACTCCCCCCAGCCGATCGCCGCCACGGAAGGAAGGGTCGCGGTGCCCAGCGACAGCGCCAACAACTGGCCGTTCGTCACGGACAGCGCCCCGGAGTCGGACACGACACTTCCATGGATGGTCGCGCGACTGGCACCGTCGCGGTCATCCGTCCACGCCACCAACCACGACGAGCCACTCGCCGCGAGCGTCGCCTCACGCTGGTTTCCCGTCGCCGTGCAGAGGGTCAAGGGATAGGAGTCCAACACCGCGCCCTCGGTGGAGACACGCGCCCCCCGGATGTCGAAGTTCGACCCGGTGGACTCGAGCGCCTGCCAGACGACGAGGTAGCGCGAGCCATTGAATGACACCTGCGGGTTGATGGCCCAGAGCCCCGAGAGGTTGATTGAGATGGGATTGCCCAGCGGCTGCCCCGTGGATGACAGGCGAAGTCCTTTGATGAGCGCGGTCGCGGCCATCCGCGCCCGCACCTCCCAGACCAGGAACCACCCCGAGCCCGACGAAGCCACCGCGGGCTTGTATTCATAGTCGGTCGTCGCGACGAGGGTGATGTCGGTCGAGTCCAGCACCACGCCCTCCGAGGACACACGAGCCCCCAGGATGTCTGTGTTGGCGTTCTGCCACACGATGAGCCAGTCGGTCGCGGAGCCGGAGACCTTGACCCAGGCGCGAGTCGAACCGGTCGCCCTCACGACGATGCCCGTGGGGTCCAACAGCGTCCCCGCGCTGGAGACCCGCGCGGCCGTGAGCTGCCCGGAGCCGCCGGCCCAGGCGTCCGTCCACACCACGAGCCAGGTGCTCCCCACGGCCGACGCCACGGGCGAGGACTGGCTCAGGACCTGGGGTCCGAGCACCGGCTGCCCCAGGCCCATCTCCGGGGCGATGACGGGGTCCAGCACCGCGGGGAAGGCGGAGTCCTTCAGCAGCGCCTCGGGGACGCGGAGCTGGATTCGCCCTTCATGGAAACGGGCCCCCAGCGAGGTGCGTCGTCCGTTCGCGTCCACCCACGTGGCGTGGCCGTACCGGAAGCCCAG
Encoded here:
- a CDS encoding PKD domain-containing protein; its protein translation is MPISIPFSWFRPLSVWPLLVLSLALGCAQPEAPATPPPAEAPERAAPFDVGAVVRQVHFSWRADSEGFGGGHSTYSVRAGPEGLSLTPYHHDPRGVADVEAPGAAEKPRSPGAVQKGTPWLLGTPRLSRGGRSLTDARAATGTVESDGHLTLARGAVTEHLRNSEEGVEQSWTFETAPAGSGELLVEMDTSGLAFVDTSPGGLHFADAATGLGFRYGHATWVDANGRRTSLGARFHEGRIQLRVPEALLKDSAFPAVLDPVIAPEMGLGQPVLGPQVLSQSSPVASAVGSTWLVVWTDAWAGGSGQLTAARVSSAGTLLDPTGIVVRATGSTRAWVKVSGSATDWLIVWQNANTDILGARVSSEGVVLDSTDITLVATTDYEYKPAVASSGSGWFLVWEVRARMAATALIKGLRLSSTGQPLGNPISINLSGLWAINPQVSFNGSRYLVVWQALESTGSNFDIRGARVSTEGAVLDSYPLTLCTATGNQREATLAASGSSWLVAWTDDRDGASRATIHGSVVSDSGALSVTNGQLLALSLGTATLPSVAAIGWGEWFLVWQDAETSRPDIFGTRVGYNGPTGSRVVLANDARAETAPWVASAAGGGSVLVVWEEARKSLDIHGARVSSSGVKLDPAGLLLSRTTNRQYVPAVAHDGTHYLVVWRDTREGEMDIYGTRVTNQGVVLDGAGLALGTASGVQDEPTVSAGASGWLVAWADYQNGSNAGDIRGVKVSREGVVQLGFLIDGPSSNMVSPALSFDGTDWYAVWADGRSQLGGQGWDIYGAKVSSRGSVTPATGTLLTPGMDREQFMPAISFNGTEHLVVWREYVRNSFTDYDIMGTRISRAGVAQPLGGFVISSAPGEQSMPVVSSAGADWFVAWRDGYPATGLRGARVSSTGAVLDPSGLSLVSATDSKDHLAMASDGRSHFLVWQERSSTGNVDIRGMRVRTDGTVLDAAFSLASAAENEAAPAVATHGTSDFLVLYQRLGVASTPTAERVVARKVLFNRPPVAAPLTRTTSEDTAVSVTLTATDADGEAMTYSVATPPVSGTLSGTPPNLTYSPPADFHGEDRFTYRATDASGESSAETQVVITVTPVADAPVGIPVEEVTGVEDSPVDLPTLSGSDPDGDVLSVEVETQPSWGVLEDVAGALRYVPAPDFHGEDGFTFIVRDSTGLASAPVRVRILVAPVNDAPVAHERSASLDQDTGVDLVLSGGDVEGDALTFQVDRAPAHGTLSGVAPNLRYVPAARYHGDDDFTFRVHDGQAWSSPAVVRLDVRFVNTAPVAQGQAVSLTEDASAQVVLAGQDVDGDALTFELVGSPAHGVLSGTAPALTYTPVADFHGEDRFTFIARDSSGAASAPASVVLTVTDVNDAPVARDASASTEEDVALALTLDARDVDGDALTFEVETAPAHGTLSGAPPELTYTPEQDFHGEDSFTFTASDGTESSSATVSLTVRSVNDAPVAVAQEHVLEPVATALTLEGSDVEGDALTFAIQVPPEHGTLEGTPPEVTFLPEEGFRGTTSFSFTVSDGVLSSEPATVTLRVGNTAPVVAFNAVAPEAEEGEPLSFEATAADANGDVLTFHWDFGDGETSDEVRPVHTYANEGLYEVVLSVSDGLTTVTRSRTQSVRNVAPELVPLDIPAHAEEGRARVFSARAQDSGPDDTLTLTWDFGDGSAPVSGAEVSHTYSDDGTYTVKVTARDDAGAFVQEVREVLVANLPPVPVAVSASTLQGGAVLTLRLEATDAAGAKDPLTWTLVEGPGAVTAEGHYAWPTEATTDGHFPVRARVSDDEGGAADLVLDVRVTALPSVSTSPREGGGGGGGCASGPGNLALPAAVLGLLSLLAARRRGR